A genome region from Chloroflexaceae bacterium includes the following:
- a CDS encoding glycosyltransferase family 39 protein produces MPQMRLVSRRDRVGLLLSKARMGLADLQPEALPGRATSPPFVRWLGGWGLTLALVLMLSIAVGVMAYQAPPAGRVQIGWIGDRLFLDATSGLDAGAAERGEFFADDLTPDSPTLRSRWTRQNARITLPNIGAGADLELALTVQGWPADVVGVEVTQPTVTVSADGTPIGSFQPTSAWATYRFRVPATARQGGDLTVTLASSHTFTDTLRFGPDPRPKGVRLAEVQVRAADQLTAVYPPAWRAVVLLALGGSLLYLILTRLLVRPAAIYTVTVLGIGLAGVGLAYARIWMGAALSVALIVLTGVLLAAWHGPILAHARALVRRYTYGRALGYGLVAAALALLVHALTQFFAWMGAFGRPLFWAIFPDSLLYALLGSGLLLLVILLGREGLPRLAEGLVAAIGSSRGALLLLSLFGTIWIGYAALVVSRMPYVGHADYSDNAVVARNLVAGRGWVVDYVTQFYRLNDGLTRPQETWPLLQPVWIAPFFLIFGSSSWAAKIPNLLFDAILLILVYHIGAWFWDRRVGLVAAVFVLTNYLFFRLTIYATSDLAFVVFSLGALYALYRGQTPAAGAGASETVADLPAATSTLTPPLARGRGGNRAFQWPGWRMRHNDMPENSILVKREGRGAPLATRGAWGWLALSGALTGLMMLQKPSGAMIALGMGLWFLGQRWPGSRVALRRAMHPAGVARLLGPVALWSALALLVLSPYLARNMRLFGQPVYSTERYDAWVLGYLGSSGDAWEEIYRVFTPELGGPGLPDRSWILRWGFDKTLAKLATQVEEWRDYVMPVWHGLPAGAEWLFSDNERKNLASDIGAWLALIGAIGALRFRPRLLGLLVSAFTPYTVFMLTYWRADEHRYWVMLIPWMALFGAWALWAGYDKLAALGDRRWAPLGLILVAAIVSGVTGFSRPDIANKVRYEPQVWAPDLAAYAWLEAHTPEGTAVMTRVPWQLNWHTRRPAVMIPNTADRALLLWIARYYGAEYLVLENQQRVKGDAGRLLAPLMDHDNQVGDVVEGFELVYASPTPDFRAFIYRIPDR; encoded by the coding sequence GCTGGCGCTGGTGCTGATGCTGAGCATCGCGGTGGGGGTAATGGCCTACCAGGCGCCTCCCGCGGGCCGCGTACAGATCGGCTGGATCGGTGATCGCCTGTTTCTCGATGCCACCTCCGGCCTTGACGCGGGCGCCGCGGAGCGAGGCGAGTTTTTCGCCGATGATCTGACGCCTGACTCGCCCACGCTGCGTAGCCGCTGGACGCGCCAGAACGCGCGGATCACGCTGCCCAACATCGGCGCCGGGGCCGACCTGGAACTTGCCCTTACCGTGCAGGGCTGGCCCGCCGATGTGGTCGGCGTGGAAGTGACGCAGCCCACGGTTACTGTGAGCGCCGATGGAACGCCCATCGGCAGCTTCCAGCCGACATCCGCCTGGGCGACCTATCGCTTCCGGGTGCCGGCTACGGCGCGGCAGGGCGGCGACCTGACCGTGACGCTGGCCAGTTCGCACACCTTCACCGATACGCTGCGCTTTGGCCCCGATCCGCGCCCCAAGGGGGTGCGACTGGCCGAGGTACAGGTGCGCGCCGCCGATCAACTGACGGCCGTGTACCCGCCGGCCTGGCGCGCCGTGGTCTTGCTGGCCCTGGGTGGCAGCTTGCTCTACCTCATCCTGACGCGCCTCCTGGTCAGGCCAGCAGCAATCTACACGGTGACGGTTCTGGGGATTGGCCTGGCCGGGGTGGGGCTGGCCTACGCGCGGATCTGGATGGGCGCGGCGTTGAGCGTGGCCCTCATCGTGCTGACGGGCGTGTTGCTGGCGGCCTGGCACGGGCCGATCCTGGCCCACGCCCGCGCCCTGGTGCGCCGGTACACCTACGGACGCGCCCTGGGCTACGGGCTGGTCGCGGCGGCGCTGGCGTTGCTCGTACACGCCCTGACACAGTTCTTCGCCTGGATGGGGGCCTTCGGGCGCCCGCTCTTCTGGGCGATCTTTCCCGACTCGTTGCTCTACGCTCTGCTGGGAAGCGGCTTGCTGCTGCTGGTGATCCTGCTGGGGCGCGAGGGACTGCCGCGCCTGGCCGAGGGCCTGGTGGCCGCCATCGGCTCGAGTCGGGGGGCGCTGCTGCTGTTGAGCCTGTTCGGGACGATCTGGATCGGCTATGCCGCGCTGGTAGTGAGCCGGATGCCGTATGTGGGCCACGCAGATTACTCCGACAACGCCGTGGTGGCCCGCAACCTGGTGGCCGGGCGGGGCTGGGTGGTAGACTACGTGACGCAGTTCTACCGGCTCAACGATGGCCTGACGCGTCCGCAGGAGACCTGGCCGCTGCTGCAACCGGTATGGATCGCGCCGTTCTTCCTCATCTTCGGGTCGAGCAGTTGGGCGGCCAAGATCCCTAATCTGCTGTTCGATGCCATCTTGCTGATCCTGGTCTACCACATCGGGGCGTGGTTCTGGGATCGGCGGGTCGGGCTGGTGGCGGCGGTCTTTGTACTGACGAATTACCTGTTCTTCCGCCTGACAATTTATGCCACCAGCGATCTGGCCTTTGTGGTGTTCAGCCTGGGGGCCCTGTACGCCCTCTACCGCGGCCAGACGCCGGCAGCGGGCGCGGGGGCCTCGGAGACGGTCGCGGATTTGCCTGCCGCGACCTCGACCCTCACCCCCCCGCTCGCGCGCGGGCGAGGGGGGAACCGGGCATTCCAATGGCCCGGATGGCGAATGCGACACAATGATATGCCAGAAAACTCTATACTGGTGAAACGGGAGGGCCGGGGTGCGCCGCTGGCGACGCGAGGGGCGTGGGGCTGGCTGGCGCTTTCGGGGGCGCTGACGGGACTGATGATGCTTCAGAAGCCCTCGGGGGCGATGATTGCGCTGGGGATGGGGCTGTGGTTCCTGGGGCAACGCTGGCCGGGGAGCCGGGTGGCGCTGCGGCGGGCGATGCACCCGGCGGGCGTGGCGCGCCTGCTGGGACCGGTGGCCCTCTGGAGCGCGCTGGCGCTGCTGGTGCTCTCGCCGTATCTGGCGCGCAATATGCGCCTGTTTGGCCAGCCGGTGTATTCAACGGAACGCTACGATGCGTGGGTCCTGGGCTACCTGGGGTCTAGCGGGGATGCGTGGGAGGAGATCTACCGCGTGTTCACTCCGGAACTGGGAGGACCAGGACTGCCTGATCGGAGCTGGATCCTGCGCTGGGGTTTCGACAAGACTCTGGCCAAGCTGGCGACGCAGGTGGAGGAGTGGCGCGACTACGTGATGCCGGTGTGGCACGGGCTTCCCGCCGGCGCGGAGTGGCTGTTCAGCGACAACGAACGCAAGAACCTGGCTTCGGACATAGGGGCCTGGCTGGCCTTGATCGGGGCGATCGGGGCGCTGCGCTTCCGTCCGCGACTGCTGGGTCTGCTGGTGAGCGCGTTCACGCCGTACACCGTGTTTATGCTCACCTACTGGCGCGCGGATGAACACCGCTACTGGGTGATGCTCATCCCGTGGATGGCCCTGTTCGGGGCCTGGGCGCTGTGGGCCGGGTACGACAAACTGGCCGCGCTGGGCGACCGGCGCTGGGCGCCGCTGGGTCTGATCCTGGTGGCGGCGATCGTGAGCGGGGTGACGGGCTTTTCGCGGCCCGACATCGCCAACAAAGTGCGCTACGAGCCGCAGGTCTGGGCGCCGGATCTGGCGGCCTATGCCTGGCTGGAGGCGCACACTCCGGAGGGAACGGCGGTGATGACGCGCGTGCCCTGGCAGTTGAACTGGCACACCCGCCGCCCGGCAGTGATGATCCCAAACACGGCTGACCGAGCGTTGCTGCTGTGGATCGCTCGCTACTACGGAGCGGAGTACCTGGTATTGGAGAACCAGCAGCGGGTCAAGGGCGACGCCGGACGGCTGCTGGCGCCGTTGATGGATCACGATAATCAGGTGGGCGATGTGGTCGAGGGCTTTGAGCTGGTGTACGCCAGCCCGACGCCGGATTTTCGCGCCTTTATTTACCGCATCCCGGACCGGTAG
- a CDS encoding glycosyltransferase family 4 protein — MRVLMLATSFPKWPGETTAPFIEEIAAGVAARGHAVTLLLPYHPELRRGAEVRGVRLRCFHYAPHPALNIWGYAQSLLSDTQIKRRTLLAAPFAVSASLGAVLRELQAARAAGRPYDLVQAHWVLPNGPPAALASLGTPLVVSLHGSDIYLAERHWSLALAAAGAFRAATAVTACSGDLRARSVRLGAAPGRSHVIPYGVNTRQFRPDPARRAAVRAELGLGPEAPLVLGLGRLVAKKGFNVLLDAWPAVLRAIPEATLVIAGYGDQRERLERQAAALGLASSARFIGRLERERAAAYVAAADVFALPIVRDGVDGLPNVLLEAMGAGRAVVASGVAGVPDVVEDGIHGLVVPERNPAALAAAIVRLLADPELARRLGAAARARVERELTWERTAERFEAVFRLAVGMERAVVGGMSSPSP, encoded by the coding sequence ATGCGCGTTTTGATGCTGGCGACGTCGTTTCCCAAGTGGCCCGGCGAGACGACGGCGCCCTTTATTGAAGAAATTGCCGCCGGAGTCGCGGCGCGGGGGCACGCGGTGACCCTGCTGTTGCCGTACCATCCCGAGTTGCGGCGCGGGGCCGAGGTGCGCGGGGTGCGCCTGCGCTGCTTCCACTACGCGCCGCATCCCGCGCTGAACATCTGGGGCTACGCCCAGTCGTTGCTGAGCGATACGCAGATCAAACGCCGGACGCTGCTCGCGGCGCCGTTCGCGGTGAGCGCCTCGCTGGGGGCCGTGCTGCGAGAACTGCAGGCGGCGCGGGCGGCAGGCCGGCCCTACGACCTGGTGCAGGCCCACTGGGTCCTGCCCAACGGCCCTCCCGCGGCCCTGGCCAGTCTGGGGACGCCGCTGGTGGTGAGCCTGCACGGCAGCGACATCTACCTGGCCGAGCGCCACTGGTCGCTGGCGCTCGCGGCGGCGGGGGCCTTCCGCGCGGCTACGGCGGTCACCGCGTGCAGCGGCGATCTGCGCGCCCGCAGCGTGCGCCTGGGCGCGGCGCCGGGCCGCAGCCACGTGATCCCCTATGGCGTCAATACGCGGCAATTTCGCCCCGATCCGGCACGTCGGGCCGCCGTGCGGGCCGAACTCGGCCTGGGGCCGGAGGCGCCCCTGGTGCTCGGGCTGGGGCGCCTGGTGGCGAAGAAGGGTTTCAACGTGCTGCTCGACGCCTGGCCCGCCGTTCTACGCGCCATACCCGAAGCCACGCTGGTGATCGCTGGCTACGGCGATCAGCGCGAGCGTCTGGAACGGCAGGCGGCGGCCCTGGGTCTGGCGAGCAGCGCGCGGTTCATCGGGCGGCTGGAACGGGAGCGCGCTGCAGCTTATGTTGCCGCCGCCGATGTGTTTGCCCTGCCCATCGTGCGGGATGGAGTGGATGGGCTGCCCAATGTGCTGCTGGAGGCCATGGGCGCCGGGCGGGCAGTGGTTGCCTCAGGGGTCGCCGGCGTGCCCGATGTGGTTGAAGACGGCATTCACGGGCTGGTCGTGCCGGAGCGCAACCCGGCGGCCCTGGCCGCGGCGATTGTTCGGTTGCTGGCCGATCCGGAGCTGGCGCGCCGGCTGGGCGCGGCGGCCCGGGCCCGCGTCGAGCGCGAGTTGACCTGGGAACGAACCGCCGAGCGGTTTGAAGCGGTGTTTCGGCTGGCAGTGGGCATGGAACGGGCGGTGGTGGGGGGAATGTCCTCACCCTCCCCCTGA